From one Haloferax marinisediminis genomic stretch:
- the gltB gene encoding glutamate synthase large subunit yields the protein MTKPHIDAPPARRGLADPSDERSNCGVGAVVDLKNGSSHRVVADSLELLENLEHRGTTGAEENTGDGAGILFQRPDAFFEAIVEGDLPDLYAVGSVFMPTDSDVRERVSAVVEDALEDHGLSVFHWRDVPTDNSGLGATALESEPDVWQMLVEPEDEMDEDAFDRALYLGRRAAEKAVETLALEGAGRFYVCSLDRKTLVYKGLLTAEQLPNYYPDLQDERFETELALVHARFSTNTLGAWHLAHPYRQVIHNGEINTIRGNVNWMRARETDLQHEAFGEDIETLKPITKADQSDTASVDNVVELLLKSGRELPHVLRMLIPEAYRNDDAMDQSRRDWYDFHASLVEPWDGPALVAATDGDRIAAVLDRNGLRPCRYEVTTDGQLIVASEVGALDTDPAELESRGRLRPGEIFMADPDEGRVIPDAEVFESLTDDKYGEWVRDQQRHLDSIADHTDTNARGNIEALRATQAAFGYTHDQLNHMIEPMARDGKDPVGSMGDDTPLSVLSEFNRPLFTYFKQLFAQVSNPPIDYIREKLVTSMESRLGFQRNLLDESEDHARQLVLDSPILTDAQTAAIKDLDGDMNSTVVDITYERGEDLRDAIEAVREEAAEAIEAGADIVVLSDRNVGPDRVAIPSLLATGAVHHSLVRNGLRNRAGLVVESGDPREVHHLATLVGYGAGAVNPYLAYQSIGDIVAGPDGADEAAAIEAYIHALEDGLLKTMAKMGISTVESYRGAQIFEAVGLSSDFVAEYFEGTEIRTEGIGLDVIEEDLLTRHTAAFGGDPQLERQGEYENRSSGIHHGWNPQTVGTLQQAVRSGDYDRYKEFAELVNDQSENLLTLRGLLEFDPDREPVDIDEVESVESIVKRFSTAAMSLGSLSPEAHENNSIAMNRIGGKSNSGEGGEPPERFGTEKECNVKQVASGRFGVTSHYLSSADEIQIKMAQGSKPGEGGHLPGKKVNEMIAHVRYATPGVGLISPPPLHDIYSIEDLKQLIFDLKSANPDADINVKLVSEAGIGTIAAGVSKAKADVVHISGHDGGTGASPKTSIKNAGLPWELGLAEANQMLRATGLRSRIRVSADGGMKTGRDVAIAALLGAEEYVFGTAPLVTSGCVMARQCHENTCPVGVATQDENLRKRFPGQPDHVINYMTFIAQELREIMAELGFTSLDEMIGRPSLLRQIETDHEKAKHLDLSAILAEPASGARRKTEDQVHADVDTHVDHKLIDEASGAIDDGEPVVIRRQLSNVDRAVGAMLSNRISNAHGGAGLPDDTIRCEFSGIAGQTFGGFLARGVTMRLTGAANDYVGKGLSGGRVIVQTPAEANYAAEENILIGNVALYGATQGEAYINGLAGERFGVRNSGVKAVVEGVGDHGCEYMTGGVVAVLGETGRNFAAGMSGGVAYVYDPDDEFAAKTNTEMVTIEDALGDADEKMLTRLVENHLAYTDSNRAAELLDDWQSALGDFVKVMPDAYAEVIAEDADQDVRSELPAQAGAIVDPATDKVNAATSDD from the coding sequence ATGACCAAGCCACACATAGACGCACCCCCTGCTCGTCGTGGGTTAGCCGACCCAAGTGACGAGCGCTCGAACTGCGGCGTTGGGGCCGTCGTAGACCTCAAGAACGGCTCTTCGCACCGAGTCGTTGCAGACAGTCTCGAACTTCTCGAAAACCTCGAACACCGCGGCACCACCGGGGCCGAAGAGAACACTGGCGACGGCGCGGGCATCCTGTTCCAGCGCCCAGACGCGTTCTTCGAAGCAATCGTCGAAGGCGACCTGCCCGACCTGTACGCGGTCGGGTCGGTGTTCATGCCAACCGACAGTGACGTTCGAGAACGAGTCTCGGCGGTTGTCGAAGACGCACTCGAAGACCACGGACTCTCTGTTTTCCACTGGCGCGACGTTCCCACCGACAACTCGGGGCTTGGCGCTACCGCACTGGAGTCCGAACCCGATGTCTGGCAGATGCTCGTCGAACCCGAAGACGAGATGGACGAAGACGCGTTCGACCGCGCACTCTACCTCGGCCGCCGTGCTGCAGAGAAGGCAGTCGAAACGCTCGCTCTCGAAGGCGCAGGCCGATTCTACGTCTGCTCGCTCGACCGCAAGACCCTCGTCTACAAGGGTCTCCTCACGGCCGAGCAACTCCCGAACTACTACCCCGACCTCCAAGACGAGCGGTTCGAGACGGAACTGGCGCTCGTCCACGCTCGCTTCTCGACCAACACGCTGGGCGCGTGGCACCTCGCGCACCCGTACCGGCAGGTCATCCACAATGGCGAGATAAACACCATCCGTGGGAACGTCAACTGGATGCGCGCCCGCGAGACGGACCTCCAGCACGAAGCGTTCGGTGAGGACATCGAGACGCTCAAGCCGATTACCAAGGCCGACCAGTCCGACACCGCGAGCGTCGACAACGTGGTCGAACTGCTCCTCAAGAGCGGCCGTGAACTCCCACACGTCCTTCGGATGCTCATCCCCGAAGCGTACCGCAACGACGACGCGATGGACCAGTCGCGCCGTGACTGGTACGACTTCCACGCCTCGCTTGTCGAACCGTGGGACGGCCCCGCCCTCGTCGCCGCAACTGATGGTGACCGAATCGCGGCCGTCCTCGACCGCAACGGCCTGCGCCCGTGCCGGTACGAAGTGACGACCGACGGCCAGCTCATCGTCGCCAGTGAAGTCGGCGCACTCGACACCGACCCCGCCGAACTCGAATCGCGTGGTCGTCTCCGCCCGGGTGAAATCTTCATGGCCGACCCCGACGAGGGGCGCGTCATCCCCGACGCCGAAGTGTTCGAGTCGCTCACCGACGACAAGTACGGCGAGTGGGTACGTGACCAACAGCGCCACCTCGACTCCATCGCCGACCACACCGACACGAACGCTCGCGGCAACATCGAAGCACTCCGCGCCACGCAGGCGGCGTTCGGCTACACCCACGACCAACTCAACCACATGATCGAGCCAATGGCTCGCGACGGGAAGGACCCCGTCGGGTCGATGGGTGACGACACGCCACTGTCTGTCCTCTCGGAGTTCAACCGCCCACTGTTCACCTACTTCAAACAGCTGTTCGCGCAGGTTTCGAACCCGCCAATCGACTACATCCGCGAGAAGTTGGTGACGAGCATGGAGTCGCGACTCGGCTTCCAGCGCAACCTGCTCGATGAGTCCGAGGACCACGCACGGCAACTCGTCCTCGACTCACCGATTCTCACGGACGCACAGACGGCCGCCATCAAAGACCTCGACGGCGACATGAACAGCACCGTCGTCGACATCACCTACGAACGCGGTGAAGACCTCCGCGACGCAATCGAAGCAGTTCGCGAAGAGGCAGCAGAGGCGATTGAGGCCGGCGCAGACATCGTCGTGCTGTCCGACCGGAACGTCGGCCCGGACCGCGTCGCTATCCCGAGTCTCCTCGCGACGGGCGCGGTCCACCACAGCCTCGTCCGCAACGGCCTGCGGAACCGGGCCGGCCTCGTCGTCGAATCCGGAGACCCACGCGAGGTCCACCACCTCGCGACGCTCGTTGGCTACGGCGCGGGCGCGGTGAACCCGTACCTCGCGTACCAGAGTATCGGCGACATCGTCGCCGGCCCCGACGGCGCCGACGAAGCGGCCGCAATCGAGGCGTACATCCACGCCCTCGAAGACGGTCTCCTCAAGACGATGGCCAAGATGGGCATCTCGACGGTCGAAAGCTACCGTGGTGCCCAAATCTTCGAAGCAGTCGGCCTCAGTTCGGACTTCGTCGCCGAGTACTTCGAAGGCACCGAGATTCGCACGGAAGGTATCGGCCTCGACGTCATCGAGGAGGACCTCCTCACCCGCCACACCGCCGCGTTCGGCGGGGACCCACAACTCGAACGGCAGGGCGAGTACGAAAACCGCTCTAGCGGCATCCACCACGGGTGGAACCCACAGACCGTCGGCACGCTCCAACAGGCCGTTCGGTCGGGTGACTACGACCGCTACAAGGAGTTCGCCGAGTTGGTCAACGACCAGTCTGAGAACCTGTTGACCCTCCGCGGCCTCCTCGAATTCGACCCCGACCGCGAGCCGGTCGACATCGACGAGGTCGAATCCGTCGAGTCCATCGTCAAACGCTTCTCGACGGCTGCGATGTCGCTCGGAAGCCTCTCGCCCGAAGCACACGAGAACAACTCCATCGCCATGAACCGCATCGGTGGCAAGTCCAACTCCGGTGAGGGTGGCGAACCGCCGGAGCGCTTCGGCACCGAAAAGGAGTGTAACGTCAAGCAGGTCGCGTCCGGCCGCTTCGGCGTCACCTCGCACTACCTCTCGTCGGCCGACGAGATTCAAATCAAGATGGCGCAGGGGTCGAAGCCCGGTGAGGGCGGACACCTCCCCGGCAAGAAGGTCAACGAGATGATTGCGCACGTCCGCTACGCGACGCCGGGCGTCGGCCTCATCTCTCCGCCACCACTGCACGACATCTACTCCATCGAGGACCTGAAACAGCTCATCTTCGACCTGAAGTCGGCGAATCCCGACGCCGACATCAACGTGAAGCTCGTCTCCGAGGCCGGCATCGGCACCATCGCCGCCGGTGTCTCGAAGGCGAAAGCAGACGTCGTCCACATCTCTGGTCACGACGGCGGAACCGGTGCGTCGCCGAAGACCTCCATCAAGAACGCGGGCCTCCCGTGGGAACTCGGCCTCGCTGAGGCGAACCAGATGCTCCGCGCGACGGGACTTCGCTCGCGCATCCGCGTCTCGGCAGACGGCGGGATGAAGACCGGCCGCGACGTGGCTATCGCCGCGCTCCTCGGCGCAGAAGAGTACGTCTTCGGGACGGCCCCGCTCGTCACCTCCGGCTGTGTGATGGCCCGGCAGTGCCACGAGAACACCTGTCCGGTCGGCGTCGCCACGCAAGACGAGAACCTTCGAAAGCGGTTCCCCGGCCAACCCGACCACGTCATCAACTACATGACGTTCATCGCGCAGGAACTCCGCGAGATTATGGCCGAACTCGGCTTCACCTCGCTCGACGAGATGATTGGCCGGCCGTCGCTCCTCCGGCAAATCGAGACCGACCACGAGAAAGCGAAGCACCTCGACCTCTCGGCAATCCTCGCCGAACCCGCATCGGGCGCCCGGCGGAAGACCGAAGACCAAGTCCACGCGGACGTGGACACACACGTCGACCACAAGCTCATCGACGAAGCGAGCGGCGCTATCGACGACGGCGAACCGGTCGTCATCCGCCGCCAACTCTCGAACGTTGACCGTGCAGTCGGCGCGATGCTCTCGAACCGTATCTCGAACGCCCACGGCGGCGCAGGACTGCCGGACGACACCATCCGCTGTGAGTTCTCCGGCATCGCCGGCCAGACCTTCGGTGGGTTCCTCGCGCGTGGCGTCACGATGCGCCTCACCGGCGCCGCGAACGACTACGTCGGCAAAGGGCTCTCGGGTGGCCGCGTCATCGTCCAGACGCCCGCCGAGGCCAACTACGCCGCAGAAGAGAACATCCTCATCGGCAACGTCGCACTCTACGGCGCGACGCAGGGAGAGGCCTACATCAACGGCCTCGCAGGCGAGCGCTTCGGCGTCCGCAACTCCGGCGTGAAGGCCGTCGTCGAAGGCGTCGGCGACCACGGGTGTGAGTACATGACCGGTGGCGTCGTCGCCGTCCTCGGCGAGACGGGGCGCAACTTCGCCGCAGGGATGTCCGGCGGCGTCGCCTACGTCTACGACCCCGACGACGAGTTTGCCGCGAAGACCAACACCGAGATGGTGACCATCGAAGACGCTCTCGGCGACGCCGACGAGAAGATGCTCACCCGGCTGGTCGAGAACCACCTCGCGTACACCGACTCCAACCGCGCCGCCGAACTCCTCGACGACTGGCAGAGCGCACTCGGTGACTTCGTGAAGGTGATGCCCGACGCCTATGCCGAGGTCATCGCCGAAGACGCCGATCAGGACGTTCGCTCTGAACTGCCCGCGCAGGCAGGCGCCATCGTGGACCCAGCGACCGACAAGGTCAACGCCGCGACGAGCGACGACTGA
- a CDS encoding NAD-dependent epimerase/dehydratase family protein has protein sequence MDNALVIGGTRFIGRHLVSDLLDNDYDVTIFNRGNHDNPFSDDPRVQHIQGDRTDDEALRTAKLTVEPDAVFDCVAYKPGEVATAVDIFADVDAYVYISSGAAYGVEEVPKREGVTTLCECTDEQATDDSHDSYGPRKAEGDRVVFEAASRGINAMSVRPCIVYGPHDYTERLDYWIDRVLNYDRIVVPGDGTNIWHRAYVEDVASAMRVVAEEGEAGEAYNVGDRRLVTLEEMVDVIADAVGTDVEVVHAGERELAASGLSPDDFILYRDYPHVLSTEKLARLGWESTPVDEAMRRSVESHRESDRDGSEHDPGRDAEERVLSILDTL, from the coding sequence ATGGACAACGCGCTCGTCATCGGCGGCACCCGTTTCATCGGCCGCCACCTCGTCTCGGACCTCCTTGACAACGACTACGACGTGACCATCTTCAACCGCGGGAACCACGACAACCCCTTCAGCGACGACCCGCGCGTTCAACACATCCAGGGCGACCGAACCGACGACGAAGCGCTTCGCACGGCGAAACTGACCGTCGAACCCGACGCAGTCTTCGACTGCGTGGCGTACAAACCGGGGGAAGTCGCGACCGCAGTGGACATCTTCGCCGACGTGGACGCCTACGTCTACATCTCCAGCGGGGCAGCCTACGGTGTCGAAGAGGTTCCGAAGCGCGAGGGCGTCACCACCCTCTGCGAGTGCACCGACGAGCAGGCAACCGACGACTCACACGACAGCTACGGCCCGCGAAAGGCCGAAGGTGACCGCGTCGTCTTCGAAGCGGCATCTCGCGGCATCAACGCGATGTCCGTCCGCCCGTGCATCGTCTACGGCCCCCACGACTACACCGAGCGACTCGACTACTGGATAGACCGCGTGCTGAACTACGACCGCATCGTCGTCCCCGGCGACGGGACGAACATCTGGCACCGCGCCTACGTCGAAGACGTGGCCAGCGCGATGCGCGTCGTCGCCGAAGAAGGCGAGGCGGGCGAGGCGTACAACGTCGGTGACCGCAGACTCGTGACGCTCGAAGAGATGGTCGACGTCATCGCCGATGCCGTGGGAACCGACGTGGAAGTCGTCCACGCAGGCGAACGCGAACTCGCCGCCTCTGGCCTCAGTCCGGACGACTTCATCCTCTACCGCGACTACCCACACGTCCTCTCGACGGAGAAACTCGCTCGCCTCGGTTGGGAGTCGACTCCCGTCGACGAGGCGATGCGACGGTCAGTCGAATCTCACCGCGAAAGCGACCGAGATGGCTCCGAACACGACCCGGGCCGGGACGCCGAAGAACGCGTCCTCTCGATTCTCGACACGCTCTGA
- a CDS encoding HD domain-containing protein, which produces MGVEIKEGSVSDAEFEDMKRFVSDYLSASVENEDDGGRMRWYPWHSAEYRFNHILNVVSLATDIAEREGADVDVVRVASLFHDISKLEAEQEIHAEEGARVAREFLKTHGDYPESFIEQVCQVVADHSYQGTLTDVSMETQCLIEADILDKIGANGTSLMLLRMGYEARTHMDAAEMVERVFERGRDASRRLESDRAQSLAHQRLKRVKWFREWLEDEVPEMEHGELRQ; this is translated from the coding sequence GTGGGCGTTGAAATCAAGGAGGGTTCGGTCTCTGACGCGGAGTTCGAGGACATGAAGCGATTCGTCTCGGACTATCTCTCCGCGAGCGTCGAGAACGAAGACGACGGTGGTCGGATGCGCTGGTACCCGTGGCACTCCGCGGAGTACCGCTTCAACCACATTCTCAACGTCGTCTCGCTCGCGACCGACATCGCCGAACGGGAAGGTGCGGACGTGGACGTGGTTCGCGTTGCCTCGCTCTTCCACGACATCTCCAAACTCGAAGCAGAACAGGAGATTCACGCCGAAGAGGGCGCTCGCGTCGCTCGTGAGTTCCTCAAGACGCACGGAGACTACCCCGAGTCGTTCATCGAACAGGTGTGTCAGGTCGTCGCCGACCACTCGTATCAAGGCACTCTCACAGACGTCTCGATGGAGACCCAGTGTCTCATCGAAGCGGACATCCTCGACAAGATTGGTGCGAACGGTACCTCGTTGATGCTCCTGCGGATGGGCTACGAGGCGCGGACACACATGGACGCTGCGGAGATGGTCGAACGCGTCTTCGAACGTGGCCGTGACGCCTCTCGGCGACTCGAATCGGACAGGGCACAGAGCCTCGCCCACCAGCGCCTCAAGCGCGTCAAGTGGTTCCGTGAGTGGTTAGAAGACGAGGTTCCAGAGATGGAACACGGCGAACTTCGACAGTAA
- a CDS encoding alanyl-tRNA editing protein — MTEARYLDDATCLTFEATVEAVRGTDRVVLDQTYFYPAGGGQPNDTGSLSTADAEWAVTDVVKRDQIEHVVDDEAPEPGTTVTGRIDADRRRAHMRYHTAQHLLSAVLLTEFDAETTGNQLYADHAHLDCAYDRFDDDDLQTIESRLNELVASDQSVRWYTLDRDEAEATLDPERTRLHLLPDSIREVRIVEIGDEDDPFDRTACAGTHVASTGEIGTVVLTGRTTQGSSHERIDFVLE, encoded by the coding sequence ATGACCGAAGCGCGCTACCTCGACGACGCCACCTGCCTCACGTTCGAGGCGACAGTCGAAGCAGTCCGCGGCACCGACCGGGTCGTCCTCGACCAGACGTACTTCTACCCAGCCGGTGGGGGACAACCGAACGATACTGGGTCGCTCTCGACTGCCGACGCCGAGTGGGCCGTCACAGACGTCGTGAAACGCGACCAAATCGAACACGTCGTCGACGACGAGGCCCCAGAACCGGGGACGACGGTGACGGGACGAATCGACGCCGACCGACGCCGTGCGCACATGCGCTATCACACCGCCCAGCACCTCCTCTCTGCAGTCCTTCTCACCGAATTCGACGCGGAGACGACCGGGAACCAACTCTACGCCGACCACGCGCACCTCGACTGCGCGTACGACCGATTCGACGACGACGACCTCCAGACCATCGAATCTCGATTGAACGAACTCGTCGCATCCGACCAGTCGGTTCGGTGGTACACCCTCGATAGAGACGAGGCAGAAGCGACACTCGACCCCGAGCGAACCCGACTCCATCTCCTTCCAGACTCGATTCGGGAGGTCCGAATCGTCGAAATCGGCGACGAAGACGACCCGTTCGATAGAACTGCGTGTGCAGGGACACACGTCGCATCGACGGGTGAAATCGGAACGGTGGTGCTCACGGGGCGAACGACACAGGGTTCTTCACACGAACGCATCGACTTCGTACTCGAATGA
- a CDS encoding DUF3179 domain-containing protein produces the protein MNVRQVIPRDAIPSVDDPSFTDTYDGPDDDEVISLTVGDETRAYPIRYLHYHEIVNDSVAGVPVAVTWCPLCGSAVVYDRRVDGQALEFGVSGKLADDDLVMYDRETESEWKQSLGECIAGELEGNSLSVLPAAMTTWHAFSDATPDGLVMRPPGGASEAAGDGDDPEPIDYDLEPYEQYFEMDGFGLGAHRGTGGRDWDGALDGIEPKSVVLGLEFDGESVGVPLTVVDDAGGVVTLDVGEESVVVFATDAGIHAFSNPALEFDPVGDRRTFHADGTDWNGATGTAADGRSLQRVPARRLFAFAWRDDHGTDAFYLG, from the coding sequence ATGAACGTCCGTCAGGTCATTCCGAGAGATGCGATTCCGAGCGTCGACGACCCGTCGTTCACGGACACGTACGACGGTCCCGACGACGACGAAGTCATCTCGCTCACCGTCGGTGACGAGACGCGGGCGTACCCGATTCGGTATCTCCACTACCACGAAATCGTCAACGACAGCGTCGCTGGCGTCCCCGTGGCCGTCACGTGGTGTCCCCTCTGTGGGAGTGCCGTCGTCTACGACCGGCGAGTCGACGGGCAGGCCCTCGAATTCGGCGTGTCGGGCAAACTCGCAGACGACGACCTCGTGATGTACGACCGCGAGACCGAATCAGAGTGGAAGCAGTCACTCGGAGAGTGCATCGCGGGCGAACTCGAAGGGAACTCGCTGTCGGTCCTCCCTGCGGCCATGACGACGTGGCACGCGTTCTCCGACGCAACGCCCGACGGACTCGTCATGAGACCACCCGGTGGCGCGAGTGAGGCAGCAGGCGACGGTGACGACCCGGAACCAATCGACTACGACCTCGAACCCTACGAACAGTACTTCGAGATGGACGGGTTCGGCCTCGGTGCACACCGCGGGACCGGCGGCCGCGATTGGGACGGCGCACTCGACGGTATCGAACCGAAATCTGTCGTCCTCGGCCTCGAATTCGACGGCGAATCGGTAGGCGTCCCCCTCACAGTGGTCGACGATGCTGGGGGTGTCGTCACCCTCGACGTCGGTGAGGAGTCGGTCGTCGTCTTCGCTACCGACGCGGGTATCCACGCCTTCTCGAATCCGGCGCTGGAGTTCGACCCAGTCGGTGATAGACGAACGTTCCACGCAGATGGGACCGACTGGAACGGTGCAACAGGAACAGCAGCAGACGGTCGCTCACTCCAGCGAGTGCCAGCACGCCGTCTCTTCGCCTTCGCGTGGCGCGACGACCACGGAACGGACGCTTTCTACCTCGGCTAA